A part of Desulfobacter sp. genomic DNA contains:
- a CDS encoding disulfide reductase, with the protein MKSYLYYPGCSLTGTAKEYDFSVRALMDGLGAQLVEIEDWTCCGATAAQAVDTDIALALAARNLALAGKTGENQDILVPCSACYLNLKAARETLASDKEKRKLIGHALSREDLNGEVPVAVRHLLDVLSRDVDWVPGMFSKSMEGMVVAPYYGCQCLRPYQVFDNPERPRSMDAMIQAAGARVLDWEMGGQCCGASNATTKPEAGRFLVGNILDAARGADCIVTVCPMCQMNLETCGGTRDIPVLYLPQFLGRAMGLSREVLGLDLNLSDNRALTL; encoded by the coding sequence ATGAAATCCTATCTGTATTACCCGGGCTGCTCCCTCACAGGGACGGCAAAGGAGTATGATTTTTCGGTGCGGGCGCTGATGGACGGGCTTGGGGCCCAACTTGTTGAGATTGAGGACTGGACCTGCTGCGGGGCCACGGCGGCCCAGGCTGTGGATACCGACATCGCACTGGCCCTTGCCGCCCGGAATCTGGCATTGGCCGGCAAAACCGGGGAGAACCAGGATATTCTGGTCCCCTGTTCCGCCTGTTACCTGAATCTGAAAGCGGCCCGGGAGACCCTGGCTTCAGATAAGGAAAAAAGGAAACTCATCGGCCATGCCCTGTCCCGGGAGGATTTAAACGGGGAGGTGCCGGTGGCCGTACGCCATCTGCTGGATGTGCTCTCCAGGGATGTGGACTGGGTGCCCGGCATGTTTTCCAAATCCATGGAAGGCATGGTGGTCGCCCCTTACTATGGATGCCAGTGTCTGCGGCCTTATCAAGTGTTTGACAACCCGGAACGGCCCCGGTCCATGGATGCCATGATCCAGGCGGCCGGCGCCCGGGTCCTGGACTGGGAGATGGGGGGGCAATGCTGCGGGGCCTCCAATGCCACCACCAAGCCAGAGGCCGGCCGTTTCCTGGTGGGAAATATACTGGATGCGGCCCGGGGGGCGGACTGCATTGTCACGGTCTGCCCCATGTGCCAGATGAACCTGGAGACCTGCGGGGGGACCCGGGATATTCCCGTGCTTTACCTGCCCCAGTTTTTGGGACGGGCCATGGGGCTCTCCCGGGAGGTCCTGGGCCTGGACCTTAACCTCAGTGATAACCGGGCATTAACACTTTAG